A stretch of the Aminipila terrae genome encodes the following:
- a CDS encoding sensor histidine kinase, with protein MEEQRQKMLADISHDLKTPITTIQGYAKALADGMIAEEEQKKYLNKIYNKSIELTDLINTFYEYSKLEHPDFSFCFESIEIYEFLREYLAERYEEISDKGFELELDIPEDHAFCNVDKFQLKRAFDNIVNNSIKHNPKGTRLFINVTMDEQQSLNKFVRIVIADNGVGIPQELTASIFDPFVVGDDSRTSKQGSGLGLSISRKIIEGHGGNIALETGEEKGYKTAFKIFIPLLGQ; from the coding sequence ATGGAAGAGCAGCGCCAGAAAATGCTGGCAGATATATCCCACGATTTAAAGACACCGATTACTACCATACAGGGGTATGCTAAAGCTCTGGCAGATGGCATGATAGCTGAAGAGGAGCAGAAAAAGTACTTAAATAAGATTTACAATAAATCTATTGAACTAACGGATTTAATTAATACTTTTTATGAATATAGTAAACTGGAGCATCCGGATTTCTCTTTCTGCTTTGAAAGCATCGAAATATATGAATTTTTACGAGAATATCTGGCAGAAAGATACGAAGAAATCAGTGACAAGGGCTTTGAACTGGAACTGGATATACCTGAAGATCATGCTTTTTGCAATGTGGACAAGTTCCAGTTAAAACGTGCATTTGATAACATAGTAAATAATTCCATAAAGCATAACCCAAAAGGGACAAGGCTTTTTATCAATGTAACTATGGATGAGCAGCAAAGTCTCAATAAATTCGTGAGAATTGTAATTGCAGATAATGGTGTTGGTATTCCACAAGAACTTACAGCCTCCATATTTGATCCTTTTGTAGTGGGAGATGATTCCAGAACCAGCAAGCAGGGCTCTGGATTAGGGTTATCCATTAGTAGAAAAATCATTGAAGGGCATGGAGGAAATATTGCTCTTGAAACAGGAGAAGAAAAAGGATATAAAACGGCATTTAAAATATTTATTCCATTACTGGGACAGTAG
- a CDS encoding metal-dependent hydrolase family protein encodes MPGLIDTHLHFSGNLTDNDSDWILEDPIQKTVVAVQQAHECLEHGLTTVGEISRSGLHIRNMVEAGVMQGPRIVGTGLGFCRTGGHGDSHRLPINYNEESHPWAERIDGPWELRKAVRRRLRENPDAIKIWSTGGGIWRWDQKLDQHYTFEEIQAVVDECNMVGIPVWSHAEGYSGALDSVKAGVHLIIHGQTLNDECLDIMAEKGIYFCPTIQFLNEWFKTYAPTYIPEVHDKYKGETVAEKELNRVYENLRKAQVKGIGLTIGSDSFCSTLTPYGTTAIGEMYSFVEKAGISPMDTIVAATKAGADMLKVGDITGTLEEGKFADLIVIKGNPLKEIRNISTENMSIIMKEGCLIKAII; translated from the coding sequence ATGCCGGGTCTGATAGACACGCATTTACATTTTTCTGGTAACCTTACTGATAATGATAGCGACTGGATTCTCGAGGATCCCATACAGAAAACAGTGGTAGCAGTACAGCAGGCTCATGAATGTTTAGAGCATGGTCTCACAACTGTAGGAGAAATTTCCCGTTCTGGTCTTCATATCCGCAATATGGTGGAAGCAGGGGTTATGCAAGGGCCCCGTATCGTGGGTACCGGCCTTGGGTTTTGCCGTACTGGAGGCCATGGGGACAGCCACAGGCTGCCCATAAATTACAATGAGGAATCTCATCCCTGGGCAGAACGTATTGATGGTCCCTGGGAACTTAGAAAAGCAGTGCGCCGAAGGCTTAGGGAAAATCCCGATGCAATTAAAATCTGGAGTACGGGAGGAGGAATCTGGAGATGGGATCAGAAACTGGACCAGCATTACACTTTTGAAGAAATTCAGGCCGTTGTAGATGAATGTAATATGGTAGGCATACCGGTGTGGTCACATGCTGAAGGTTACAGTGGTGCCTTAGACTCTGTAAAGGCAGGAGTTCATCTGATTATCCACGGCCAGACTCTGAATGATGAATGTCTGGATATAATGGCTGAAAAAGGGATTTATTTTTGTCCTACCATTCAATTTCTGAATGAATGGTTTAAAACCTATGCTCCTACATACATTCCCGAAGTTCATGATAAATATAAGGGAGAAACTGTTGCAGAAAAAGAGCTGAACAGAGTATATGAAAATCTGCGAAAGGCTCAGGTAAAAGGTATCGGATTAACCATAGGATCTGATTCCTTCTGTTCTACGCTGACCCCATATGGAACTACTGCCATTGGAGAAATGTATTCCTTTGTAGAAAAAGCTGGTATTTCACCCATGGACACTATCGTTGCTGCCACAAAAGCCGGGGCAGATATGTTAAAGGTTGGAGATATAACTGGAACTCTGGAAGAAGGAAAGTTCGCTGATTTAATTGTCATTAAAGGCAATCCTCTAAAAGAAATAAGAAACATATCTACTGAAAATATGAGCATTATTATGAAAGAAGGCTGTTTAATAAAAGCCATCATCTGA
- a CDS encoding bactofilin family protein: protein MSNKGNFSQAMREILGIDSSQDKGKVNEETAAVPENSEEYMAANQTPTEPAGNDRLNQDFSQAFKQSAPQNTQNMGAYSNPNPNNDTYNQQRANTNNEEPAFFDKPGFGQSSQNTFSGNFAADSTKFNNGFGGGGNSGNGMGPNEPYNEDEVGTTIITRNTIVEGNIKSFENIELNGKVKGKIDTTKNVGVSGFVQGDIEATDILLEGAQIKGNINSKGALLMDKDTLLVGDVAAQNTRVDGKIKGEVNIGGNGEFLSNSVVVGNITVSNFYVQYGARMQGYINTNFSKNEEDSIFGQIVGS from the coding sequence ATGAGTAATAAAGGAAATTTTAGCCAGGCAATGAGGGAAATTCTGGGGATAGACTCTTCTCAAGATAAGGGAAAAGTAAATGAAGAAACTGCCGCAGTACCAGAAAACAGCGAAGAATATATGGCTGCAAATCAGACTCCAACGGAGCCGGCTGGCAATGACCGATTAAATCAGGATTTTAGTCAGGCATTTAAACAGAGCGCTCCTCAGAATACACAGAATATGGGAGCATACTCAAATCCTAATCCTAATAATGATACATATAATCAGCAGAGAGCGAATACAAATAATGAGGAACCAGCTTTCTTTGACAAGCCAGGATTTGGTCAGTCCTCACAAAACACTTTCTCTGGCAATTTTGCTGCTGATTCAACAAAATTTAATAATGGTTTTGGCGGCGGCGGTAATTCTGGAAATGGTATGGGTCCCAATGAACCATACAATGAAGATGAAGTGGGCACAACTATTATTACAAGAAACACAATAGTTGAAGGAAATATAAAATCTTTTGAAAACATTGAATTAAATGGTAAGGTTAAGGGCAAAATTGATACTACAAAGAATGTAGGAGTATCAGGTTTTGTTCAAGGCGATATTGAAGCTACTGATATCCTATTGGAGGGTGCACAAATTAAAGGTAACATTAATTCTAAGGGCGCTTTACTTATGGATAAGGATACTTTGCTTGTAGGCGATGTTGCAGCCCAGAACACCAGAGTTGATGGCAAAATAAAGGGCGAAGTGAATATTGGGGGCAATGGCGAGTTTCTATCAAACTCTGTTGTTGTGGGGAATATTACAGTATCTAACTTTTATGTACAGTATGGTGCAAGAATGCAGGGTTACATTAATACCAATTTCTCTAAAAACGAAGAGGATAGCATTTTTGGGCAAATCGTAGGTAGCTAG
- a CDS encoding ABC transporter permease, with protein MLIIENLFLAIAGLKTNKMRSLLTMLGIIIGISSVIAIVSVGDSISASIEKDMKAMGMENISVDVRRKTDDNQVNFNDDEKPTAEDLLSLTDIKNFQDKFKDKIKTLSFTQDGGSGEIRIGRKTENVYIQGTNYGYSIQKKVKVINGRYLENKDVERVRKVAVIPREMAESIEKEGDEALGSEIKVFVEDKLATYLVVGIYDNGSKNKGLVAGDLRKWLPFTFRHQLRVS; from the coding sequence ATGTTAATTATAGAAAATTTATTTCTTGCAATAGCAGGGTTAAAAACCAATAAAATGCGGTCCCTTTTGACGATGCTGGGGATTATAATCGGTATTTCATCTGTAATAGCTATTGTTTCAGTGGGAGATTCCATATCTGCCTCCATTGAAAAGGATATGAAGGCCATGGGAATGGAAAATATATCGGTAGATGTCAGGAGAAAAACGGATGATAACCAGGTGAATTTTAATGATGACGAAAAGCCCACGGCAGAGGATTTACTTTCATTAACTGATATTAAAAACTTTCAGGACAAATTTAAGGATAAAATAAAAACTCTCAGTTTTACCCAGGATGGAGGTTCTGGTGAAATAAGAATTGGGAGAAAAACAGAGAATGTCTATATTCAGGGAACCAACTATGGTTATAGCATACAAAAAAAAGTTAAAGTAATAAATGGGAGGTATCTGGAGAATAAAGATGTAGAAAGGGTTCGGAAAGTGGCTGTTATCCCGCGGGAAATGGCAGAATCCATTGAAAAGGAAGGGGATGAGGCTTTAGGCAGCGAAATAAAAGTTTTCGTAGAGGATAAGCTGGCAACCTATTTGGTAGTAGGGATTTATGACAATGGATCTAAAAATAAAGGACTGGTAGCAGGGGATTTGAGGAAATGGCTACCATTTACGTTCCGGCATCAACTGCGGGTGAGCTAA
- a CDS encoding ABC transporter ATP-binding protein → MKDIYKSFYVGTPQELNIVKGVDLTVNKKEFLAVVGASGSGKSTLMNIIGALDKQTSGTYLLEGLDVSSANDDQLAEIRNLKIGFVFQNFNLIPRCSALKNVELPMLYAGMGRKERMDRAKELLDLVGMYDRREHQPNELSGGQKQRVAIARSLANDPAILLADEPTGALDSKTGRMVMDLFHKINREEGKTIVFITHSMELAEETTRQITIKDGLIC, encoded by the coding sequence ATGAAAGACATATATAAAAGTTTCTATGTGGGGACTCCTCAGGAACTGAACATTGTTAAAGGTGTTGATTTAACAGTAAATAAAAAGGAATTTCTGGCTGTAGTCGGGGCATCCGGCTCTGGGAAAAGTACACTGATGAATATAATAGGTGCACTGGATAAGCAGACCAGCGGTACATATCTACTTGAAGGTCTGGACGTTTCTTCAGCTAATGATGACCAACTGGCAGAAATACGAAATCTCAAAATTGGTTTTGTTTTTCAGAACTTTAATCTTATTCCCAGATGTTCTGCCCTTAAAAATGTTGAATTACCAATGCTATACGCTGGAATGGGCAGAAAAGAAAGAATGGACAGAGCTAAAGAACTGTTAGACTTAGTGGGAATGTATGACCGAAGAGAGCATCAGCCAAATGAACTATCAGGAGGACAGAAACAACGAGTGGCCATAGCAAGGTCACTGGCCAATGATCCTGCCATATTGCTGGCAGATGAACCTACAGGAGCTTTAGATTCCAAAACTGGAAGAATGGTTATGGACTTGTTTCATAAAATAAACAGGGAAGAAGGGAAAACCATTGTATTTATTACTCACAGCATGGAACTGGCTGAAGAAACTACCAGGCAGATAACGATAAAGGATGGTCTGATATGTTAA
- the mreB gene encoding rod shape-determining protein, with protein sequence MGFSSEVGIDLGTANVLVYIKGKGVVLNEPSVVAINQDNNEILAVGEQARQMLGRTPANIVAVRPLRDGVISDYDVTERMLKYFIKKTCGTSRFFRPRIMVCVPSGVTEVEKRAVREAATQAGGKDVYLMEEPIAAAIGAGLDIAKPDGVLVIDIGGGTTDIAVISLGGIVASSSVKIAGDKFDEYIVKYMRKVHKLYIGERTAEELKMTIGTAYQREEPISMECRGRDLVSGLPKSIEVSSAEMMEALEEPLQTIAEAVHSVLERTPPELAADISNSGIVITGGGALLYGIDKRIQDRTGIQVRIAEDPKSCVAIGTGEALDSIEFMETNQLNRRRPSF encoded by the coding sequence GTGGGATTTTCATCAGAAGTTGGAATTGACCTTGGTACGGCCAATGTTTTAGTTTATATTAAAGGAAAAGGTGTCGTTTTAAATGAGCCTTCAGTTGTTGCAATTAATCAGGATAACAATGAAATTTTAGCTGTAGGAGAACAGGCCAGACAAATGCTTGGTAGAACTCCTGCAAACATTGTTGCAGTCAGACCACTGCGGGATGGTGTTATTTCAGATTATGATGTAACAGAAAGAATGCTGAAGTATTTTATTAAGAAAACCTGTGGAACAAGCAGATTTTTCAGGCCTAGAATTATGGTCTGTGTTCCAAGTGGTGTAACAGAAGTAGAGAAAAGAGCAGTAAGAGAAGCTGCTACTCAGGCTGGAGGTAAAGACGTTTATCTTATGGAAGAGCCTATTGCAGCAGCCATTGGTGCGGGCCTTGATATTGCAAAGCCAGACGGAGTTCTGGTTATTGATATCGGCGGAGGTACTACAGATATTGCAGTTATTTCACTTGGTGGAATTGTTGCAAGTTCTTCTGTAAAAATTGCTGGAGATAAATTCGATGAATATATCGTTAAATATATGCGAAAGGTTCACAAATTATATATTGGTGAAAGAACCGCAGAAGAATTAAAAATGACAATAGGAACAGCTTATCAAAGAGAAGAACCTATCTCCATGGAATGCAGAGGCCGGGATCTGGTTAGTGGATTACCTAAATCTATAGAGGTTTCATCTGCAGAGATGATGGAGGCTCTTGAAGAGCCACTGCAGACTATTGCAGAGGCCGTTCATTCCGTATTGGAGAGAACGCCCCCTGAATTGGCAGCGGATATCAGTAATTCAGGTATCGTTATTACTGGCGGTGGTGCACTACTTTATGGCATTGATAAAAGAATTCAGGATAGAACCGGAATACAGGTAAGAATTGCAGAGGATCCAAAGTCCTGCGTAGCTATTGGAACCGGTGAAGCTCTGGATTCCATTGAATTCATGGAGACCAATCAATTAAACAGAAGAAGACCTAGTTTTTAA
- a CDS encoding efflux RND transporter periplasmic adaptor subunit — MLNLKKVKKKKVIKIGIVLIIIAVVIVALMPKDGQKDQQLPVASFSLEKKDVIESISTSGKVESVESKNVSAAADGKIKNVYVKLGQQIKKGDLLAQLDTTSIQREMDKAQKSSKTEMNSAFQDMNSKYREYDNAKFLYDMGEISKDDLLKAQNAYEAASSDYEIKKQSADTTSLQQQIADATLKSPISGTVTLVNATEGNSSSGVLFTIENTQDLQVAANVSEYDINQVKKGQKVIVKTEMTGDTELSGEVLSIAPTAQKEETTGKTTSSGKVQFLVEISIKDKNPGVKIGTNARVNIVTAGKEGFWQYLLMRLLKASRAVVSMWRKNREAVI, encoded by the coding sequence ATGCTTAATTTGAAGAAGGTAAAGAAGAAAAAAGTTATAAAGATTGGAATTGTGCTCATCATTATTGCTGTTGTAATAGTTGCATTGATGCCAAAAGACGGACAGAAAGATCAACAACTGCCAGTCGCATCTTTTTCATTAGAAAAAAAGGATGTGATAGAGAGTATAAGTACAAGTGGAAAAGTAGAGAGCGTAGAAAGCAAAAATGTATCAGCTGCAGCGGACGGAAAAATAAAAAATGTTTATGTGAAGTTAGGACAACAGATTAAAAAGGGGGATTTGCTTGCGCAGCTTGATACAACCAGCATCCAGAGAGAAATGGACAAGGCACAGAAAAGCAGTAAAACTGAAATGAATTCAGCCTTCCAGGACATGAACTCAAAATACAGAGAATATGATAACGCAAAATTTTTATATGATATGGGAGAAATCTCAAAGGATGATTTATTGAAGGCCCAGAATGCCTATGAGGCAGCTTCTTCAGATTATGAAATAAAAAAACAATCTGCAGATACCACTTCATTGCAACAGCAGATTGCGGATGCAACCCTGAAATCGCCTATTTCAGGTACTGTAACTCTGGTTAATGCAACGGAAGGAAATTCCAGCAGCGGAGTTTTATTTACTATTGAAAATACCCAGGATTTGCAAGTAGCAGCCAATGTGAGTGAATATGATATAAACCAGGTAAAAAAAGGGCAGAAAGTGATTGTTAAAACAGAAATGACCGGTGATACAGAACTTTCTGGTGAAGTTCTTTCCATTGCGCCAACAGCTCAGAAGGAAGAGACCACAGGAAAGACAACTTCCAGTGGAAAAGTACAGTTTTTAGTGGAAATCAGCATAAAAGATAAAAATCCTGGTGTAAAAATTGGGACTAATGCAAGAGTCAACATTGTAACAGCAGGAAAAGAGGGGTTCTGGCAGTACCTTTTGATGCGCTTGTTAAAAGCAAGCAGGGCAGTAGTATCTATGTGGCGGAAAAACAGGGAAGCAGTTATATAG
- a CDS encoding DUF3892 domain-containing protein encodes MNDNRKIIKIRKDQEGEITDIMLDDETVVPVNHAILMAKDGLLEGTIVVRGKNGGEFLRNDPNGPVADAISDLPTFK; translated from the coding sequence ATGAATGATAATCGTAAAATAATCAAAATCAGAAAAGATCAGGAAGGCGAAATAACCGACATTATGCTGGATGATGAGACTGTGGTTCCAGTTAATCATGCAATACTCATGGCCAAGGACGGGCTTTTAGAAGGTACCATTGTGGTCCGTGGTAAAAACGGCGGCGAATTCTTAAGAAATGACCCCAATGGCCCAGTGGCAGATGCCATTTCAGATTTGCCAACTTTTAAATGA
- a CDS encoding THUMP domain-containing class I SAM-dependent RNA methyltransferase, whose translation MKLELIATSTFGLEAVVKREIESLGYKIIKSEDAKITYMGDERAIVKSNLWLRCADRVLVKMAEFEALEFEDLFQTIKGIAWEEWIPVDGNFKVNCSSVKSKLFSMRSCQSVSEKAIIERLKETYGVEHFEKSGAEYVIKVTLLKDRVTVTLDTTGVGLHKRGYRQNAVTAPIKETLAAAMVQLSFWREGRLLVDPCCGSGTIPIEAAMIEKNIAPGLNRHFAAEKWDIIPEDLWKEERKKAFSEIIHDKDIRIRAYDINPAAIEASKENAADAGVDDCITFERMNVAEMEASETSGVIITNPPYGERIGEKEEIKKIYNKFKNFLKQNPTWSLFMITPDKTIEKQVFGKLADRRRKLYNGNIEVCYYQFHGAKPKTIK comes from the coding sequence ATGAAACTTGAACTGATTGCAACGTCCACCTTTGGCCTGGAAGCAGTAGTAAAACGAGAGATAGAAAGCTTAGGATACAAGATTATTAAATCTGAAGATGCGAAGATTACTTATATGGGTGATGAAAGAGCTATAGTAAAATCAAACCTGTGGTTAAGGTGTGCTGACAGGGTCCTAGTTAAAATGGCTGAATTTGAAGCTTTAGAATTTGAAGATTTGTTCCAGACTATAAAAGGCATAGCCTGGGAAGAATGGATACCTGTTGATGGTAACTTTAAAGTCAACTGTTCGTCTGTTAAGTCTAAACTGTTCAGTATGCGTAGCTGTCAGAGTGTTTCAGAAAAGGCTATTATAGAAAGGCTGAAAGAAACATATGGGGTAGAGCATTTTGAGAAAAGTGGAGCAGAATATGTTATAAAGGTAACGCTCCTTAAGGACAGAGTTACTGTTACACTGGACACAACAGGAGTTGGGCTTCATAAGAGAGGATACAGGCAGAATGCAGTGACGGCCCCTATTAAGGAAACTTTAGCGGCAGCTATGGTACAGCTTTCTTTCTGGAGAGAAGGAAGGCTGCTTGTGGACCCTTGCTGTGGTTCAGGAACAATTCCCATTGAAGCTGCCATGATTGAAAAGAATATTGCTCCAGGATTAAACCGGCATTTTGCAGCAGAAAAATGGGATATAATCCCAGAAGATTTGTGGAAAGAAGAAAGAAAAAAAGCTTTTAGCGAAATAATACATGATAAAGATATCCGTATCAGAGCCTATGACATAAATCCTGCAGCCATAGAAGCTTCAAAGGAAAATGCAGCAGATGCAGGGGTAGATGACTGCATAACCTTTGAACGAATGAATGTGGCTGAAATGGAAGCCAGTGAAACGAGTGGTGTAATCATTACGAATCCCCCATATGGAGAAAGGATTGGAGAGAAGGAAGAAATTAAGAAAATCTATAATAAGTTTAAGAATTTCTTAAAGCAGAACCCAACCTGGTCCCTGTTTATGATTACTCCGGATAAAACCATAGAAAAGCAGGTCTTTGGAAAACTGGCAGACAGAAGAAGGAAGCTGTACAACGGCAATATTGAAGTCTGTTACTATCAGTTTCATGGGGCAAAACCTAAAACAATTAAATAA
- a CDS encoding polysaccharide deacetylase family protein: MESGACSRKSVPAISKTTENKVVKSAVQKEKAATDTAICDKITENDGKVVYLTFDDGSSPNTPQILDILRENKIKATFFFNTSESQTADSIIKEAYDDGHAVGVLTSTGTNYDTIYSSVDNYVKDFEQSYNRIQRVTGKAPSILRFPGGSINAYDKDRYKDLIKEVVRRGMVYFDWNVCADDGSGKMSKESMITNATKLPKKADECIVLMHDNGNDNTCEALNEIIRFYKDNGYSFKKLTANVKPITF; encoded by the coding sequence TTGGAATCGGGAGCCTGTAGCAGAAAAAGTGTGCCTGCCATCAGCAAAACAACAGAAAATAAGGTTGTTAAATCTGCTGTACAAAAGGAAAAGGCCGCCACAGATACTGCTATTTGTGATAAAATAACAGAAAATGATGGAAAAGTAGTATATCTGACTTTCGATGATGGTTCTTCCCCAAATACTCCGCAAATTTTGGATATATTGCGGGAGAACAAGATCAAAGCAACTTTTTTCTTTAATACTAGTGAAAGCCAGACAGCAGACAGTATTATTAAAGAGGCTTACGATGATGGACATGCCGTAGGTGTGCTTACTTCAACAGGTACTAATTATGATACCATTTATTCTTCTGTAGATAATTATGTGAAGGATTTTGAACAATCATATAACAGAATCCAGAGAGTTACAGGTAAAGCTCCTAGTATACTGAGATTTCCTGGTGGAAGTATAAATGCATATGACAAAGATAGGTATAAAGATTTAATAAAAGAAGTAGTACGCAGGGGAATGGTGTATTTTGACTGGAATGTATGTGCTGATGACGGCTCGGGTAAAATGTCAAAAGAATCAATGATTACAAATGCTACAAAACTTCCTAAAAAAGCTGATGAGTGTATAGTTCTGATGCACGACAATGGAAATGACAATACCTGTGAAGCATTAAATGAAATTATCCGATTTTATAAAGATAATGGATATAGTTTCAAAAAGCTGACAGCCAATGTTAAACCAATTACCTTTTAG
- a CDS encoding ABC transporter permease yields the protein MATIYVPASTAGELKNETNFRGFEISPAYGVDGAELLKEINSYFNDLYSKNKKWECQGYNMQQDMNSYTDMLNKVKMAIAVIAGISLLVGGIGVMNIMLVSVTERTREIGIRKALGAKGKFIRLQFIVEAIIICGIGGIIGVALGLGISAIAVNIMGNELKASWPVILISVAFSMSIGVFFGYYPANKAAKLDPIEALRYE from the coding sequence ATGGCTACCATTTACGTTCCGGCATCAACTGCGGGTGAGCTAAAGAATGAGACAAATTTCAGGGGTTTTGAGATTTCTCCAGCTTACGGTGTAGATGGGGCAGAGCTGCTTAAGGAAATTAACAGCTACTTTAATGATTTGTACAGTAAAAATAAAAAATGGGAGTGTCAGGGTTATAATATGCAGCAGGACATGAATTCCTATACAGATATGCTTAATAAAGTTAAAATGGCCATTGCAGTTATAGCAGGGATATCCTTATTAGTAGGTGGTATTGGGGTTATGAATATCATGCTGGTTTCTGTAACGGAACGAACCAGGGAAATTGGTATCAGAAAAGCTTTAGGAGCCAAAGGAAAATTTATTCGGTTACAGTTTATTGTTGAAGCTATAATTATTTGCGGCATAGGGGGTATAATAGGGGTAGCTCTTGGCCTGGGAATAAGTGCTATCGCTGTTAATATTATGGGGAACGAACTAAAGGCATCCTGGCCTGTAATACTTATCAGTGTGGCGTTTTCCATGTCAATCGGGGTATTTTTTGGATATTATCCAGCGAATAAAGCAGCTAAGCTGGATCCTATAGAGGCCTTACGATATGAATAA